The following are from one region of the Fusarium verticillioides 7600 chromosome 1, whole genome shotgun sequence genome:
- a CDS encoding deoxyribose-phosphate aldolase encodes MSSNTNEITVTLGQIAKMIDHSLLHPTMTDVDILQGLAIAKKYDVATACVKPYAISMAKQQLQGSNVLICPVIGFPHGNSSTAVKVFEAESVTFEGANEVDMVVNIGKVLGGDWEYVAEEVHQVNNAVVKGGAILKVIFENDYLSEKHVEYLDKICTDIGVAFVKTSTGYGFVKQANSMYNYKGATIPHLKLMVEKSGKDVQVKAAGGVRTLDDLLHVMSLGVTRIGATATVAIMEEAVKRGITDQPSKVTFKPMADSSVGGY; translated from the coding sequence ATGAgttccaacaccaacgagATCACAGTCACTCTGGGACAGATCGCCAAGATGATTGACCACTCCCTTCTGCACCCCACCATGACAGACGTCGATATCCTTCAAGGCCTCGCCATCGCAAAAAAGTACGACGTCGCCACAGCCTGCGTTAAACCATATGCTATTTCCATGGCTAAGCAGCAACTCCAGGGCAGCAATGTCTTGATATGTCCCGTCATTGGCTTTCCGCATGGAAACAGCAGCACTGCCGTCAAGGTTTTCGAAGCTGAATCGGTTACTTTTGAAGGCGCTAATGAGGTCGACATGGTCGTCAATATTGGCAAAGTACTCGGCGGTGACTGGGAATATGTTGCTGAAGAGGTTCACCAAGTCAACAATGCCGTTGTCAAAGGCGGGGCTATTCTGAAAGTCATTTTTGAAAACGACTACTTGAGTGAGAAACACGTTGAGTACCTTGACAAGATCTGCACGGATATTGGAGTGGCTTTCGTCAAAACTTCAACTGGCTACGGTTTCGTCAAGCAGGCCAACAGCATGTATAATTACAAGGGCGCAACCATTCCTCATCTGAAGCTTATGGTAGAGAAATCTGGCAAGGATGTCCAGGTTAAAGCTGCTGGAGGCGTTCGCACCCTCGACGATTTACTGCATGTCATGTCGCTAGGCGTTACACGTATCGGTGCTACAGCTACAGTTGCGATTATGGAGGAAGCGGTTAAGAGAGGCATCACGGACCAGCCTAGTAAGGTTACATTCAAGCCCATGGCCGACAGCTCAGTCGGAGGATACTGA